In Motilibacter aurantiacus, the sequence GACGAGGTCGTCGTGGCGGCCGAGCCGGTCGTCGGCTACATGCACCGCGGGGCCGAGAAGCTCTTCGAGGTGCGCGACTACCGCCAGGTCATCGTCCTGGCCAACCGGCACGACTGGCTCTCGGCGTTCGCCAACGAGCTCGGCGTCGTGCTGGCCGTGGAGCGGATGCTCGGGCTCGACCCGCCCGAGCGCGCGGTCTGGGTACGCACCCTGCTCGCCGAGCTCAACCGGGTGCTCGCCGCGCTGATGTTCCTCGCGTCCCCGCCGGACCCGGCGCGTGCCGACGCCGCGACGACGACGTACCCGGACATCCTCGCGCTGCGCGAGACCCTCCAGGCCGTGCTGGAGGAGGTGTCCGGCGGCCGCGTGCACTTCATGTTCAACCGGGTCGGCGGGCTGAAGGAGGACCTGCCGGACGGCTGGACGGGCCGGGCCCGCGCGGCCGTGGCGCACGTGCGGTCCCAGTGGCCGGCGGTCGAGGCCGTGTCGGTCGGGGACGAGCGGTTCCGGGACCGGCTGCGCGGGGTGGGCGTGCTGACCCGAACGGACGCGCTGGCGTACGGCGCGAGCGGCCCGGTCGCGCACGCGAGCGGGGTCGCGGCCGATCTGCGCCGCGACGCGCCCTACCTGGCGTACGGGGAGCTCGACGTCCCCGCCGTGACCCGGGCCGAGGGCGACAGCCTGGCGCGGTTCGAGGTGCTGGCCGAGCAGGCGCGGGTCGCGCTCGACCTGGCCGACGCCTGCCTGGACCGGCTCGCGGCGTTGCCGCCGGGCCCGGTGGACGTCCGGCTGCCGAAGGTGCTGACCGTCCCGGAGGGGTCGGCGTACGCCGTGACGGAGAACCCGCTCGGGCTCAACGGCTACTACCTGGTGAGCCGCGGCGAGAAGGTGCCGTGGCGGCTGAAGCTGCGTAGCGCGTCGTTCGGCAACGTGCAGGCGCTGGAGGCGCTGCTGCCCGGGTGCCGGGTGCAGGACCTGGTGCCGGTGCTCTGCTCGCTGTTCTTCGTCACCGGCGACATGGACCGGTGAGCGCAGCTCAGCCCGCGGGTGTCAGGCGGCGCGGGTGCGGCCGTTGACCCGCCGCAGCGGGATGACGATGGGCAGCGGGCCGGAGTGCGTGCCGGCCGTCCCCGACGCCGGGTAGGCCAGCGCGTGCGACGCGACCGCCGCGGCGTCGCGGGCCGCCTGCGCGGCGACGACCTCCGCCTGGGCCTGCAGCAGCTGCGCCTTCACCGCGCCGAGCCGGGACCTGGTGCCCGAGAGCTCCGCGCGCAGGGCCTGCAGCTCGCCGGTCAGGGCCTCGACCTGGCTGCGCAGCGCGGCGGCCTCGACGGCCAGCTCCGGGGCGGCAGCGGCGGGCTGCGGCACGGCGTGGAGCTCCGGCTGCGGCGCGACAACGCCGGGCGCGGGGGCCGGAGCGGCCTGCGCGAGCGCGGGGGCGGCGGGCGCGGCCGTCACCGCCGGGCGGGCAGCGCGCTGGGCCGGCACCGCGCGTCGCCCGGTGAGGAGCGCCGAGAGCCGCGAGACGAGACGGGCGAAGCGCGAGGGGCGGCGATGCCGGGCAGACATGGGGCCAAGGATACGGGCACCGGCGTGTCCAGCCG encodes:
- a CDS encoding NADH-quinone oxidoreductase subunit D, whose amino-acid sequence is MPELVVGVGLTSAAAPGAAVEGGHPSRADLVLPIGQHHPSAHGAFRLRLQVEDEVVVAAEPVVGYMHRGAEKLFEVRDYRQVIVLANRHDWLSAFANELGVVLAVERMLGLDPPERAVWVRTLLAELNRVLAALMFLASPPDPARADAATTTYPDILALRETLQAVLEEVSGGRVHFMFNRVGGLKEDLPDGWTGRARAAVAHVRSQWPAVEAVSVGDERFRDRLRGVGVLTRTDALAYGASGPVAHASGVAADLRRDAPYLAYGELDVPAVTRAEGDSLARFEVLAEQARVALDLADACLDRLAALPPGPVDVRLPKVLTVPEGSAYAVTENPLGLNGYYLVSRGEKVPWRLKLRSASFGNVQALEALLPGCRVQDLVPVLCSLFFVTGDMDR